DNA sequence from the Amycolatopsis sp. Hca4 genome:
AGCGGGTCGAACGCCTGGTAGACGAAGCCTTCCGCGCCGTAGACGCCGTCGGTCTGGGTCTCGTAGCCGGTCGCGACGATCTGGACGTTCGCGCCCTCGCGGCCCAGCTTCGGCTTGCGGACGTACTCGGTGAGGATGCCCGGGTCGTCGGCGAACGCGGGCAGCAGGTTCGGGTGGCCCGGGTAGTTCTCCCACAGGATCGCCAGCAGCGTCTTGTTGGAGAGGATCATCTTCCACAGCGGCTCGATCCACAGCGTCCGCGGCAGCGACTCGACGGCGTGGCGGCCGAACTCCTCGTCGACCACCCACTCCCACGGGTACAGCTTCAGCACGGTCGCCATTTGCGCCTCTTCGAGGTCGACGAACCGCTTGAGCACCGGGTCCCAGCCGATCTCCTCGATCGCCAGGCCCACCGTGTCGAGCCCGGCCTCGGCCGCCGTCTCCTGCAGGTACGCCGTGGTGACGTTGTCCTCACCGGACGGATCCGCCGCCGACCAGGTGAAGTGCAGCTCGTTCGACGGCAGCTTGTCGCGCAGCAGCGACCACCGCTCGACCAGCTTCTCGTGGATCGAGTTCCACTGGTCGTCGTCCGGGAAGACGTCGGTCTTCCAGTGCCACTGCAGCAGCGACGCCTCCAGCAGCGTGGTCGGCGTGTCCGCGTTGTACTCGAGCAGCTTCGCCGGCGACTTGCCGTCGTAGCGCAGGTCGAACCGGCCGTAGACGTGCGGGTCCTGCCGCTTCCACGACTCGGCGATGTGCGGCCAGACCCACTCGGGGATGCCGAAGCGCTGGTAGCCCTCGGTCGTCACGACGTTGTCGACGGCCTCCAGGCACATCGAGTGCAGCAGCTCGACGTCGGCCTCCAGCGAGAGGACCTCGTCCATGTCGAAGACGTAGTGCACCGACTCGTCCCAGTACGGCCGCACCCGGCCGCTGGCGTCGCGGGCCGGCGTGCCGTAGACGAGTCCCTGCTCTTCGACGATCCGCTGCCAGTCGCGCCGCGGCTCACGCCGGTCCCGGTACACCTACGATCCCCCGCTCTTGCCGCTGCCGCCGCTGCCGCTCTTGCCGCTGATGCCGAACCCGCCCCGCTGGACGGACTTGCCGGACTTGGTCGTGACGTTGGTGCGCGACGACGGCGCGTCGAACGTGCCGCCGGAGACGCGCTGGCCGGCCACACCGGTGCCGCCGTAGTTGTAGCGGTAGCTGTTGTAGCCGCCGCCCGGGATCGGCAGGAACAGGAAGCCACCGCTGTGGTAGCCGCCGTGGCTGGTGACGTAGTTGTCGTCGCAGTAGTCGTCGTTCTGCACGACGACGCCGTCCTTGTCGGTGCAGACCGCCGTGACGTTTTCGGTCTTCGCGACCGTGTAGAAGGTCGCGACCAGGCCGACGAGCCCGACCGTGACGCCGCTGCCGATCAGGATCTTGCGCCGGGTCGCCGCCTTGGCGTCGGCCTGGCGGGCCAGTTCGTCGTCGCGTTCCTCCTGGGCCAGCGCCTGCTGGCGGGCCCGCTGCTCGGCCAGCGAGGGCTGACGAGGCTGGGTGTTCGAGTCCTGAAACCTCATCGAGCCGCGCTTCGGCGGCTCGGGGGGCGGCTGGTCCCCAGTATTGTTGTCCTGCGTCATGTGCGCTCCGTAATCACCGGCCACCGCGAAACCTTCATCACCCTAACCACCCGGATCGCGCACGTCATGCGCGGCGCGGGCATCATGGAGTCCGATGTCTTCCAGCGCCGATCGGTTCCCCACCGCCACGCAGACGCTGCGCACCCGCGTCGTGATGGGCGGCATCTTCGCGGGCGCGCTCATCGCGCTCGCCCTCAGCGTCGTGTTCTCCTGGAGCGACGGCATCACCGGCGGGTCCGGCGGGGGCGCCGGCAAGCTGTCCGCGGCCGCCCAGGAGGCGTTCCACTCCCCGCCGGGCAGCTGCCTGACCTGGGACAACCCGGACGCCAGCGACGCGCGCAAGGTGGCCTGCACCGAGCCGCACCTGTTCGAGGTGACCGCGCTGGTGGACATCGGCCCGCAGTTCCCGGAGGGTGCGCCCGTCCCGTCGCTGGACCAGTGGCAGCAGATCGCGCAGCAGAAGTGCACCGCGGACGTGAAGCCCTACCTCGGGCACAAGCTCGACCCGTACGGCAAGCTCACCACCAACCTGCTCCGCCCCACCCCGTCGCAGTGGGAAGACGGTGACCGCCAGCTGCGGTGCGGCCTGCAGTGGGCAGGCCCCGGCGGGAAGTTGCTGCCGACCACCGGGCCGGCGAAGGACCAGGACCAGTCGCTGGTCTTCGAGCCGGGCAGCTGCCTGGCGCTGCTCGGCAAGGGCGTCGGCGACCCGATCGACTGCACGAAGCCGCACTCCTACGAGATCATCGCCACCCTCGACCTCAAGACGAAGTTCAAGGAGGGCTACCCCTCCCAGGACGACCAGAAGGCCTGGCTCGACACCGAGTGCAACAAGGCGGCGGCCGACTACACCGGCGGCGCCGACCTCGACGCGAAGAAGCTGATCCTGACCTGGGACCTGCGGGAGCAGGAGAGCTGGGACACCGGGTCGACCAAGGTCAACTGCAAGGTGGCCTCGGCGCTGCCCGACAAGAGCGGCCTGCAGGCGGTGACCGGCAGCATCAAGGCCGCCCCGGCCGGCCCGGACGGCGGCCAGCCCCAGGACGGCGGCCCGCCGTCGGACGGCGGTGGCGGCCCGGCCACGCCGAGCTCCGCAGCGCCGTCGACGAAGCCGAGCAGCTGATGCCGGTCGAGATGAGCCGCGAGCGGTTCGAGGAGCTGGTCTCCGAAGCACTGGACGAGGTGCCGCCCGAGTTCGCCAAGGCGATGGACAACGTCGTCGTGCTCGTCGAGGAGTTCAACGACGAGGCGCCGGACATCCTCGGGCTCTACCACGGCATCGCGCTGACCGAGCGGACGTCGTCCTACGGCGGGGTGCTGCCGGACCGGATCTCGATCTACCGGCAGCCGATCCTGGCCATGTGCGAGGACGAGGACGAGGTCGTCGAGGAGGTCCTGATCACCGTCGTGCACGAGCTGGGCCACCACTTCGGCATCGACGACGCCCGGTTGCACGAGCTCGGCTGGGGCTGACCCGGCGAAATCCCCCGTCCAGTCCGGACGGTCCACCGAATTCCGCGCTTCCGGCCGTAAACTGTCACGAGTTTCACTGGTGGTGACAACGTGACCACGCGCAGCCATCACCGCGGTTATCCTCGTACCCGGAGTCGTTGGGCGTCGATTCGTGCGGGGAGGCACAGTGACCGAAGCCCGGAACGACGGCGGTGGCCGAAGACTCACCTGGCTGCTGACGTCGAGCGCGGCGTCCCACCTGGGGGACGGCATCGGCAAGGTGGCGCTGCCGCTGCTGGCCACGACGCTGACCCGTGATCCGGTGCTCATCGCCGGGCTGTCCGCCACCCAGTTCCTGCCGTGGCTGCTGTTCGCCGCGGTCGCCGGCGCGCTGGTCGACCGGATCGACCGGCGGCGGGCGATGATCGCCGCGAACACCGCCCGTGCCGTCGCGGTCGGCGCGCTGGCCGTGCTCGTCGCCGCCGGCGGGATGACGATCTGGCTCGTCTACCTGACCGCGCTGATCATCGGGACGGCCGAGACGATCGCGGACAGCGCGGCGAACGCGCTGATCCCGGCGGTCGTCGGCGACGGCTCGCTGGACGCGGCCAACAGCAAGCTGCAGGCCTGCGAGATCGTCGGCCAGACGTTCCTCGGCGGCCCGGTCGGCAGCCTGACGTTCGCGCTCTTCGCCGCCTTCCCGTTCGTCCTCAACTCCGCCGGCTTCGCGATCGCGGCCGCGGTCCTGCTCGGCCTGGCGGGCACCTACCACGCGAAGGCGGAGACGCCGGTCGCGCCGGCGAAGCTCCGCACCGAGCTCGCCGACGGCCTGCGCTGGCTGCGCGGGCACCCGCTGCTGCGGCGGCTGGTCGTCGTCGCGGGGCTGCTCAGCCTGGTCAGCGAGCTCGCGCAGGCCCAGCTGGTGCTGTACGCGCTCGAGGACCTCCACCTGTCCGACGCGACCTTCGGGTTCTTCGCGTTCGTCGGTGGGATCGGCGGGCTGCTCGGCGCGGGCGTCGCCCCGCGGCTGGTGCGGGCGACCGGACGGCTGCCGGTCGTCGCCGGCGGGATCGTCTGCTGCGGGCTGGGCTTCGGCGGGATGGGCCTGGTGCGCTCGCCGGTCGCGAGTGCGGCGCTGTTCGGGCTGTT
Encoded proteins:
- a CDS encoding septum formation family protein; protein product: MSSSADRFPTATQTLRTRVVMGGIFAGALIALALSVVFSWSDGITGGSGGGAGKLSAAAQEAFHSPPGSCLTWDNPDASDARKVACTEPHLFEVTALVDIGPQFPEGAPVPSLDQWQQIAQQKCTADVKPYLGHKLDPYGKLTTNLLRPTPSQWEDGDRQLRCGLQWAGPGGKLLPTTGPAKDQDQSLVFEPGSCLALLGKGVGDPIDCTKPHSYEIIATLDLKTKFKEGYPSQDDQKAWLDTECNKAAADYTGGADLDAKKLILTWDLREQESWDTGSTKVNCKVASALPDKSGLQAVTGSIKAAPAGPDGGQPQDGGPPSDGGGGPATPSSAAPSTKPSS
- a CDS encoding MFS transporter — translated: MTEARNDGGGRRLTWLLTSSAASHLGDGIGKVALPLLATTLTRDPVLIAGLSATQFLPWLLFAAVAGALVDRIDRRRAMIAANTARAVAVGALAVLVAAGGMTIWLVYLTALIIGTAETIADSAANALIPAVVGDGSLDAANSKLQACEIVGQTFLGGPVGSLTFALFAAFPFVLNSAGFAIAAAVLLGLAGTYHAKAETPVAPAKLRTELADGLRWLRGHPLLRRLVVVAGLLSLVSELAQAQLVLYALEDLHLSDATFGFFAFVGGIGGLLGAGVAPRLVRATGRLPVVAGGIVCCGLGFGGMGLVRSPVASAALFGLFAAAVVAVNVVLATARHTLVPGELLGRVLGVWRTVVWGAIPLGALLGGVLTERLGSAARTFAVSGVAMLVIAAFAFVALRRFPLGDESDSAAALTHHDPGL
- a CDS encoding metallopeptidase family protein; protein product: MPVEMSRERFEELVSEALDEVPPEFAKAMDNVVVLVEEFNDEAPDILGLYHGIALTERTSSYGGVLPDRISIYRQPILAMCEDEDEVVEEVLITVVHELGHHFGIDDARLHELGWG
- a CDS encoding glutathionylspermidine synthase family protein, with protein sequence MYRDRREPRRDWQRIVEEQGLVYGTPARDASGRVRPYWDESVHYVFDMDEVLSLEADVELLHSMCLEAVDNVVTTEGYQRFGIPEWVWPHIAESWKRQDPHVYGRFDLRYDGKSPAKLLEYNADTPTTLLEASLLQWHWKTDVFPDDDQWNSIHEKLVERWSLLRDKLPSNELHFTWSAADPSGEDNVTTAYLQETAAEAGLDTVGLAIEEIGWDPVLKRFVDLEEAQMATVLKLYPWEWVVDEEFGRHAVESLPRTLWIEPLWKMILSNKTLLAILWENYPGHPNLLPAFADDPGILTEYVRKPKLGREGANVQIVATGYETQTDGVYGAEGFVYQAFDPLPEFDGYRPALGAWIVGDSSAGLGIRETGGLVTDDGAAFVPHRIPES